A genomic window from Candidatus Neomarinimicrobiota bacterium includes:
- a CDS encoding aminotransferase class I/II-fold pyridoxal phosphate-dependent enzyme, with product MSTIEARVEVHDADILKRAREVIDDCAGLQEVGREVIAAVDLNARWRGEECINLLAPEAPTSPGVRALLSAEIGTRAAEGHIGRENRWFAGTRHIDEVESLCVELLKKVFHCEYADHRMCASMIGNAVVYSALTDVGDTIMSVAPPVGGHSSNRRDGPAGSHGLKIVDIPVDSVELEVDLDRFNRLAPEVRPKLVALGLTMALFPFPIQQMAETVSQWGGKIFFDGAHQLGLVAAGFYQDPLKEGADIVTGSAGKTFSGPQSGIILWDDPSITKAVTDAVFPIWAATHQVNRVAALAYSAAEFLEYGEAYMNQIVKNAQALGEALQERGIPMLASHKGFTRTHQVIADVRKFGGGLEVARQLESANIITNKNLLPTDSYDDWANPGGLRIGTIEVTRLGMREEEMKEIADFIARLLVQSETTEKVGRDVLRFRSSYQTLYYCFEHGLPE from the coding sequence ATGAGCACGATTGAGGCAAGAGTAGAAGTCCACGACGCTGACATTCTAAAGAGAGCACGAGAGGTGATCGATGACTGTGCCGGCCTCCAGGAGGTGGGCAGGGAAGTGATTGCCGCTGTTGACCTCAACGCTAGGTGGCGCGGCGAAGAGTGTATCAATCTATTGGCACCGGAAGCACCAACCAGCCCGGGGGTGCGGGCTCTCCTGTCGGCGGAGATCGGCACGAGAGCGGCGGAGGGACATATCGGTAGGGAGAACCGATGGTTCGCCGGCACCCGCCATATCGATGAAGTGGAATCCCTCTGTGTGGAGTTGTTGAAGAAGGTTTTCCACTGCGAGTATGCCGACCACCGCATGTGCGCCAGCATGATCGGTAACGCTGTCGTCTACTCTGCTCTCACCGATGTGGGCGACACAATCATGAGCGTAGCGCCGCCGGTAGGCGGACATTCCAGCAATCGGAGGGACGGTCCGGCCGGATCTCACGGCCTCAAGATTGTTGATATTCCCGTCGATTCTGTGGAACTGGAAGTCGATCTGGACCGGTTTAATAGGTTAGCACCTGAGGTTAGACCGAAGCTCGTCGCACTGGGACTGACTATGGCTCTCTTTCCATTTCCCATACAGCAGATGGCCGAGACGGTATCACAGTGGGGCGGCAAGATTTTCTTCGACGGCGCCCATCAACTTGGCCTTGTTGCGGCGGGATTCTATCAGGATCCTTTGAAGGAAGGCGCGGATATCGTAACCGGTTCAGCCGGGAAAACGTTCAGCGGACCGCAGAGCGGCATTATTCTGTGGGATGACCCTTCAATCACGAAGGCGGTGACGGATGCAGTGTTTCCTATCTGGGCGGCAACGCATCAGGTGAACCGTGTGGCGGCGCTGGCATACTCGGCGGCTGAGTTCCTCGAGTACGGTGAAGCATACATGAACCAGATAGTCAAGAACGCACAAGCCCTCGGCGAGGCACTTCAGGAGAGGGGAATTCCCATGCTCGCGTCCCACAAGGGTTTCACCCGGACGCATCAAGTCATTGCCGATGTACGAAAGTTCGGAGGAGGGCTCGAAGTAGCGAGGCAACTGGAAAGTGCGAATATCATCACAAACAAAAATCTATTGCCTACTGATTCATATGATGATTGGGCTAATCCCGGCGGCCTTCGGATCGGTACCATAGAAGTGACTCGCCTCGGAATGAGGGAGGAGGAGATGAAGGAAATCGCCGACTTTATAGCAAGGCTGTTGGTTCAGAGTGAGACAACTGAGAAGGTTGGCCGGGATGTTCTGCGCTTTCGATCGTCTTATCAGACACTCTACTACTGTTTCGAGCATGGTCTGCCTGAGTGA